The Colletotrichum higginsianum IMI 349063 chromosome 2, whole genome shotgun sequence genome has a segment encoding these proteins:
- a CDS encoding Duf1740 domain containing protein, which translates to MSDTGGKRLTVPKFSSFKPKASTSTPLDTKTSHDRKDEKDDKFKERRSRREPRHHEDRTDHRSEHRQHRRKRSRSRSRDRSVVTRPDLSNVLSVAEGVFFFDKKGDPLIRRYGGNDRSRVPMYRRGYRGRVLGSDGYLFIHGDGSYEQFSIRMPGEGSFSSRDRALFQPKVHRAKPKRIRLRNEPSGNLSHGVEEDFVPLSNLRRRHIEESQSSGDERPSYRSIEGKAKAHEFSDSDIDLDSDAQEDTGLDMDDPLKQRSIQLARKIKEHPENIEAWLELIRHQDVLLNAGQSLDREVTKAEVHSFAEIKTSMFESALAQAKKPEDEERLLLGLMLEGSKVWSTSKLDNRWEDVAKKHDSSFCLWKARVDNKLTSLSTFQYTDIKAMHINRLQAILKQDKVSGSPFPGHATNDSEVSRYEQMIFVFLRATRFTYAAGFREMAVAAWQALLDLNLQRPSNCDDVAKLQVLDSFRDFWEDEAPRIGEKGASGWRHYVQVNGTVDLPESQKDDSAIQGSRDVYRSWGATERLRATNARSPARATDDVLEDDPYRVVMFSDIEEFLFVIPSSAVPTVWKQLVDAFLLFCCLPPAFRASAWTEAAENDALITGSWSLFENDVLQKPNEPDVMDESKKTPTFKQDGSRLVASPDLLFAGPDWFSLFSGWTSTSKVLDGPVNLTLVTNAVRLLVSSKEFGELAEYSLSIEAVNEPNSIKKRAKALIKQDPANLKLYNAYALAEFVHGKSEVGFQVVASATGLISTPNNSEGRILWKTWAWMELHAGNNAQAIVRLCASTDGSYVNTPEAVIGAPSQLLKAQQSLSANLEHETSTGQLDDAIITAECLALLAYLTAQEGSEPTSEAQGSISAAMERIWTMSSELCARGQYKSPTHERLLQAGARLLYYHASRGPFRRAYLRDQLSQFIELFPRNTLFLSLFSWASTTFGIDDPVRDILRKVALTNENDCISNRIFAIRYELQRGNVHSTQAAFEKALDSPACRSNPGLWRCYIRFSYARKQFRNKAKDVFLRGLRHCPWSKELALEAYTTLVNVMDEFELKSVFDTMLSKGLRIHVDMDDFIANHEKARADVSEASRTKRNRTGG; encoded by the exons ATGTCGGACACTGGAGGGAAAAGGTTGACGGTGCCGAAGTTCTCGTCCTTCAAGCCCAAAGCTTCGACTTCTACACCTTTAGACACCAAAACTTCCCACGACCGCAAGGATGAGAAGGACGACAAGTTCAAGGAGAGGCGATCTCGCCGTGAGCCTCGGCATCATGAAGACCGCACAGACCATCGCTCTGAGCATCGCCAACATCGTCGGAAAAGGAGTCGCAGCCGAAGTCGGGACCGGTCAGTTGTTACAAGGCCAGATTTGTCAAATGTCTTGAGCGTCGCTGAAggtgtcttcttcttcgacaaAAAGGGCGACCCCTTGATCAGGAGATACGGTGGCAACGATCGCTCTCGCGTGCCCATGTACCGTCGTGGGTACCGGGGACGAGTCCTCGGCTCTGATGGCTATTTGTTCATCCACGGAGATGGTTCATATGAGCAGTTTAGCATTCGAATGCCTGGAGAGGGCAGCTTTTCCTCGAGAGACAGAGCCCTGTTCCAACCCAAGGTTCATCGAGCCAAGCCAAAACGCATACGACTGCGAAACGAGCCTAGTGGAAACCTCTCACACGGCGTTGAAGAAGACTTTGTTCCGCTGAGCAATTTGAGGCGACGGCACATCGAAGAGTCACAGTCTTCCGGCGACGAGAGGCCCTCGTACCGATCTAtcgagggcaaggccaaggctcACGAGTTTTCTGACAGCGATATCGACCTTGACTCTGATGCTCAGGAGGATACTGGCCTCGACATGGATGACCCTTTGAAACAGCGCTCCATTCAGCTAGCCAGAAAAATCAAGGAGCATCCTGAGAACATTGAGGCTTGGCTTGAACTCATCAGGCATCAAGACGTCCTCTTGAACGCCGGGCAGAGCTTGGACCGTGAAGTTACGAAAGCTGAAGTTCACAGCTTCGCCGAGATCAAAACATCAATGTTTGAGTCTGCATTGGCCCAAGCAAAGAAGCCTGAGGATGAGGAGCGCTTGCTGCTCGGTTTGATGCTTGAAGGCTCCAAAGTTTGGTCAACCTCCAAACTTGACAATCGTTGGGAGGATGTGGCGAAGAAGCACGACTCGAGTTTCTGTTTGTGGAAAGCCAGAGTCGATAACAAACTCACCAGCCTATCGACGTTTCAGTACACTGATATCAAGGCTATGCATATCAACCGACTACAGGCCATTCTCAAGCAGGACAAGGTCTCAGGTTCGCCATTTCCAGGCCACGCGACGAACGATTCGGAGGTCTCACGCTACGAGCAAATgatcttcgtcttcctcagAGCCACGAGATTCACCTACGCTGCCGGGTTCCGCGAAATGGCTGTTGCGGCATGGCAGGCACTCCTTGATCTCAACCTCCAGCGGCCGTCGAATTGCGATGACGTGGCAAAGTTACAGGTACTCGATTCTTTCAGAGACTTCTGGGAAGATGAGGCGCCGAGGATAGGGGAGAAAGGCGCTTCTGGCTGGAGGCACTATGTCCAGGTAAACGGCACCGTCGACCTACCAGAATCACAAAAAGACGACAGTGCAATCCAAGGGTCTCGGGACGTGTACAGATCGTGGGGCGCAACGGAACGCCTCCGAGCAACGAACGCAAGGAGCCCAGCACGAGCCACGGATGATGTTCTCGAAGACGATCCCTACCGTGTCGTCATGTTCTCTGACATTGAGGAATTCCTGTTCGTCATACCTTCGAGTGCCGTTCCTACCGTCTGGAAACAACTCGTTGACGCGTTCCTACTCTTTTGCTGTCTGCCCCCGGCATTCCGAGCGAGTGCCTGGACCGAAGCAGCGGAGAATGACGCGTTAATTACAGGCAGCTGGAGCTTGTTTGAGAACGATGTACTCCAGAAGCCGAATGAACCTGATGTCATGGACGAATCTAAAAAGACACCGACATTCAAACAAGACGGATCTCGCCTCGTAGCGTCACCCGATTTACTCTTTGCTGGCCCTGACTGGTTCTCGCTTTTCTCCGGTTGGACTAGCACATCAAAAGTTTTGGATGGGCCAGTGAATCTAACCTTGGTGACAAATGCTGTACGGCTGCTCGTGAGCTCGAAGGAATTCGGAGAGCTGGCTGAATATTCGCTTTCTATTGAAGCGGTCAACGAACCTAATAGCATCAAGAAACGTGCCAAAGCCTTGATCAAACAAGACCCGGCCAATCTGAAGTTGTACAACGCCTACGCCTTGGCTGAGTTCGTCCATGGAAAGTCAGAGGTTGGCTTTCAAGTAGTTGCGTCGGCTACCGGCTTGATCTCT ACTCCCAACAACAGTGAGGGGAGGATCCTATGGAAAACATGGGCCTGGATGGAACTCCATGCCGGGAACAACGCACAAGCTATTGTCCGACTCTGTGCCTCAACGGATGGGTCCTATGTGAATACCCCTGAGGCAGTGATCGGGGCTCCCTCACAGCTTCTCAAGGCACAGCAATCACTTTCAGCAAACTTGGAACATGAAACCTCTACTGGGCAGCTAGATGatgccatcatcaccgccgaaTGCCTAGCACTCCTAGCATACCTCACAGCACAGGAAGGATCCGAACCAACATCCGAAGCCCAAGGAAGCATCTCAGCAGCCATGGAGAGAATATGGACCATGTCTTCAGAGCTATGTGCTAGGGGCCAGTACAAGTCACCAACTCACGAGAGGCTTCTGCAAGCTGGCGCAAGGCTTCTTTACTATCACGCCAGTCGAGG GCCATTTCGACGTGCATATCTTCGAGATCAGCTCAGTCAATTCATTGAGTTGTTCCCGCGAAACACACTCTTTCTGAGCCTATTTTCCTGGGCATCGACCACATTTGGCATCGATGACCCAGTTCGTGACATCCTTCGCAAGGTTGCTCTCACGAACGAAAACGACTGCATCAGCAATCGCATCTTTGCGATCCGCTATGAGCTACAGAGAGGAAACGTGCATTCTACACAAGCGGCCTTTGAGAAGGCACTCGACAGCCCTGCATGCAGGTCCAATCCAGGTCTCTGGCGATGCTACATCAGGTTCAGCTACGCCAGGAAGCAGTTCAGGAATAAGGCCAAGGACGTCTTCCTCCGAGGTCTGCGGCATTGTCCTTGGTCCAAGGAACTGGCCCTCGAGGCATACACGACTCTCGTCAATGTCATGGACGAGTTTGAACTCAAATCTGTTTTCGACACGATGTTGTCCAAGGGGTTGCGGATACacgtcgacatggacgatTTTATTGCCAACCACGAGAAGGCGAGAGCAGACGTATCTGAGGCTTCTCGGACGAAGCGTAACAGGACGGGGGGGTGA
- a CDS encoding Eukaryotic translation initiation factor 6: MAVRAQFENSNEIGCFATLTNSYALVAPGASENFYSVFEAELQGVIPICRASIAGVRIIGRLTAGNRKGLLVPNTTSDQELQHLRNSLPDEVRIQRIEERLSALGNVIVCNDHIALIHPDLERETEEIIADVLGVEVFRQTIADNVLVGSYMSLTNQGGLVHPKTSIQDQDELSSLLQVPLVAGSVNRGSNVVGSGMVVNDWMAVTGLDTTATELSVIESVFRLGEGLGPDNVNTKLKDTMVESFY; the protein is encoded by the exons ATGGCGGTGCGCGCGCAATTCGAGAATTCCAACGA GATTGGTTGCTTCGCAACTCTCACCAACTCGTATGCTCTCGTCGCCCCCGGCGCTAGCGAGAACTTTTACAGCGTGTTCGAGGCCGAGTTGCAAGGCGTGATCCCTATTTGCCGGGCCAGCATTGCCGGCGTCCGCATCATCGGTCGGTTAACGGCTGG TAACCGCAAGGGTCTTTTGGTCCCCAACACCACGTCAGATCAGGAGCTCCAACACCTCCGCAACTCCCTGCCAGACGAAGTTCGTATCCAGAGAATAGAAGAGCGTCTGTCGGCCCTCGGCAACGTCATCGTATGCAACGACCACATCGCTCTCATCCACCCGGACCTGGAGCGCGAGACGGAGGAGATTATCGCCGAcgtgctcggcgtcgaggtgtTCAGGCAGACCATCGCCGACAACGTGCTCGTCGGCTCGTACATGTCGCTCACGAACCAGGGCGGTCTCGTGCACCCCAAGACGTCGATACAGGACCAGGATGAGCTCTCGAGCCTGTTGCAGGTGCCCCTGGTAGCCGGCAGTGTCAACCGCGGCAgcaacgtcgtcggctccgGCATGGTCGTCAACGACTGGATGGCCGTTACCGGCCTCGacacgacggcgacggagctCAGCGTGATTGAGAGCGTCTTCAGACTGGGCGAGGGCCTGGGCCCGGACAATGTCAACACCAAGCTCAAGGACACCATGGTCGAGTCTTTCTACTAG
- a CDS encoding Coiled-coil domain-containing protein 55, producing MSKSGLSFGINLGKKPGASKPAPAKRKAFGGDDSDDDAPKSGTKIETLGELGGFDLASSSTRQESGGKKSKSKTTLPTHPPTSKTKKQENAMFGDLSSSLASKKHAEAAEELDPSVYDYDGVYESFKPQKKSTKEDVERKPKYMKSLLEAASVRKRDALIAEEKKIAREREAEGEEYADKEKFVTEAYKKQQEENRRIEEEEKRREEKEAKKNKTGGMSAFYKNLLNKGEERHAEVLKAAEDKSKAGLTPAPEDDDDVGKEKSEADIAKEINEQGGSVAVNEEGQVVDKRQLLKGGLNVGAKKEAEVRQEAARPRESRPERASGTGFVGSGGKGAMRERQTQMLEAQLEAALKRSREEEEAEREKVERVTKTRKTEGEISSAKERYLARKREQEEAKKKGLAE from the coding sequence ATGAGCAAATCAGGATTATCGTTCGGGATAAACCTGGGTAAAAAACCCGGCGCATCCAAGCCCGCCCCGGCGAAACGGAAGGCATTCGGAGGCGACGACTCAGATGACGATGCGCCAAAGTCGGGAACCAAGATCGAGACTCTGGGCGAGCTAGGCGGCTTCGACCTCGCTTCCTCTTCCACCAGACAAGAGAGTGGCGGCAAGAAATCGAAGAGCAAGACCACATTGCCAACACACCCACCCACGAGTAAGACCAAAAAGCAGGAAAACGCCATGTTTGGCGACCTGTCAAGCTCACTCGCATCAAAGAAACATGCCGAGGCagcggaggagctcgaccCGAGCGTTTACGACTATGACGGCGTGTATGAGTCTTTCAAGCCCCAGAAGAAGTCGACAAAGGAGGACGTCGAGCGCAAGCCCAAATACATGAAAAGCCTGCTCGAGGCGGCTTCTGTGCGGAAACGAGATGCGCTGAttgccgaggagaagaagattgCGAGGGAGCGAGAggccgaaggcgaggagTACGCGGACAAGGAGAAGTTCGTCACAGAGGCATACAAAAAACAACAGGAGGAAAACCGGCGGatcgaggaagaagagaagaggagggaggagaaggaagcgAAGAAGAATAAGACGGGCGGCATGAGCGCTTTCTACAAGAACCTTCTGAACAAGGGTGAGGAGAGGCATGCTGAGGTGCTaaaggcggccgaggacaagaGCAAGGCTGGCCTGACACCTGCgccggaagacgacgacgacgtgggcaAGGAAAAGTCCGAGGCCGACATTGCCAAAGAGATCAACGAACAGGGCGGTTCTGTCGCCGTCaacgaagaaggccaagtcGTGGACAAGAGACAACTCCTCAAAGGCGGTCTCAACGTCGGagccaagaaggaggccgaggtcagACAGGAGGCCGCGCGACCGAGGGAGAGCAGGCCTGAGCGCGCTTCCGGCACAGGGTTCGTCGGctccggcggcaagggcgcAATGCGGGAGCGGCAAACGCAGATGCTCGAGGCGCAACTGGAGGCGGCGCTCAAGCGGTCgcgcgaggaagaggaggcggAACGCGAGAAGGTCGAACGGGTTACGAAGACCAGGAAGACGGAAGGGGAGATATCGAGCGCGAAGGAACGGTACCTCGCTCGAAAGCgcgagcaggaggaggccaagaagaaggggttGGCGGAGTAG
- a CDS encoding CAF1 family ribonuclease — protein sequence MPPQLTRFPGGPNTISPYHQQFPSHAQGHGPSHGPPLGANPSYLNANAAQLSPFSTNGNVLGGTPGLNGGFPISADTGLGSHAARMGFAHAASLQQQQQQQHGQPQHSFALDHGAAPPRTTQNKGRIREVWKHNLHEEMAVLRELVDKYPYIAMDTEFPGVVSRPMGSFRGKSDYHYQCLRTNVDMLKVIQIGLTLFNEDGETPPARPNSQQDIELSAAQRRAASQGPFPYAWQFNFKFSVKDDMYNEKSIESLSSAGIDFASLERDGIDPHEFASLLIPSGLVCFDNVKWISFHGGYDFGYLTKLLTCNDLPNDEADFDQVMKLYFPSAYDVKHLMKHAIRLHNSGLLTPSDPSSADILQKFEHKSGLENIADSLKIKRVGNAHQAGSDSLLTGKVFFQMRDKIFNGEIPEEHVGKVWGLGIPELLVLERLPFGNNGGNQDSAQGQGPNGQHNGAPSTPNTASVGLVSTPAAQSHNTNGISMGPMTPGGGGGVFGNFAFGGTR from the exons ATGCCGCCACAGCTGACTAGGTTCCCTGGCGGGCCCAACACCATATCACCCTACCACCAGCAGTTCCCTTCTCACGCCCAAGGCCACGGTCCTAGCCATGGGCCACCCTTAGGTGCCAACCCTTCCTACCTCAACGCGAACGCCGCCCAACTCAGTCCCTTCTCCACCAATGGAaacgtcctcggcggcaccCCCGGTCTGAACGGCGGCTTCCCCATCAGCGCCGACACCGGGCTGGGGAGCCATGCCGCGCGGATGGGCTTCGCACACGCGGCGAGCCtacagcagcaacaacagcagcagcacggccAGCCGCAACACAGCTTTGCGCTCGATCacggcgccgcgccgccacgGACGACGCAGAACAAGGGGAGGATAAGGGAAGTGTGGAAGCACAACCTCCACGAGGAAATGGCAGTGCTgagggagctcgtcgacaagTATCCCTATATCGCCATG GATACGGAATTCCCAGGCGTGGTATCACGGCCAATGGGCTCCTTTAGAGGAAAGAGCGATTACCACTACCAATGCCTGCGAACCAATGTCGACATGCTCAAGGTCATCCAGATCGGGCTGACGCTTTTcaacgaagacggcgagacCCCACCCGCGCGACCGAACTCTCAGCAGGACATCGAACTGAGCGCGGCTCAGCGAAGAGCAGCGTCACAAGGCCCGTTTCCGTACGCGTGGCAGTTCAACTTTAAGTTCTCCGTCAAGGATGACATGTACAACGAGAAGTCGATCGAATCATTATCCAGCGCCGGAATCGATTTTGCCTCCCTCGAGAGAGATGGCATCGACCCCCACGAATTCGCCTCCCTCCTTATCCCATCCGGCCTCGTGTGCTTCGACAACGTGAAGTGGATCTCTTTCCACGGAGGCTACGACTTCGGCTATCTCACCAAATTACTCACCTGCAACGACCTCCCCAACGATGAAGCGGATTTCGACCAAGTTATGAAGTTGTACTTCCCGTCCGCTTATGATGTTAAGCACCTCATGAAGCATGCCATCCGACTTCACAACTCGGGGCTCCTGACCCCTAGCGATCCCAGTAGCGCCGATATTCTCCAGAAATTCGAACACAAGTCTGGTCTCGAGAACATCGCCGATTCCCTAAAGATCAAGCGTGTGGGGAATGCGCACCAGGCCGGCTCCGACTCCCTTCTCACGGGCAAGGTTTTCTTCCAGATGCGGGACAAGATCTTCAACGGAGAAATCCCTGAAGAACATGTCGGCAAGGTCTGGGGCCTGGGCATTCCTGAGCTTCTGGTACTGGAGAGACTGCCGTTCGGCAATAATGGGGGCAACCAGGACTCGGCGCAAGGTCAGGGCCCCAACGGCCAGCACAACGGAGCACCCAGCACGCCCAACACCGCTAGCGTCGGCCTCGTGAGCACACCGGCCGCGCAGTCGCACAATACCAACGGCATCTCCATGGGGCCAATGACGCCaggcgggggcggcggagtGTTCGGCAACTTTGCCTTTGGAGGCACTAGATAA
- a CDS encoding NADH-ubiquinone oxidoreductase B12 subunit, with protein MQPTRLAMASVRGQKPNVTGFDMRAFKEAAGQPRYDPWERAEAWRYKGPFTRFNRFKGSFPGLGIATVAFAGYCAFEYFFLADDHHHGDSHGKDHH; from the exons ATGCAGCCAACGAG GTTAGCGATGGCGTCCGTCCGCGGACAGAAGCCCAATGTTACCGGCTTCGACATGAGAGCCttcaaggaggccgccggccagcCCAGATACGACCCTTGGGAGAGGGC AGAGGCATGGAGATACAAGGGCCCCTTCACGAGGTTCAACCGTTTCAAGGGATCTTTCCCCGGTCTCGGGATCGCGACCGTTGCCTTTGCCGGCTATTGCGCGTTCGAGTACTTCTTCCTGGccgacgaccaccaccacggcgACAGCCACGGCAAGGACCACCACTAG
- a CDS encoding LMBR1 domain-containing protein, with the protein MFHIVSASSPVPSEIFALLALLVISVIVLLILRHYLPLRTTPAFYLVPIFFALWLPACMVLLVPIDLASSARTDDEATRGVWLPQRLLLVSWRITYWLTFALTWFILPILGEYSDSGYREPNDSLMYSLRQNAQYHAIVLGTAGVGLAYLSIRYNPGFTTLKTSFMALAYFYGLVFAIYLMGHGLVAVPRRLFRYSSISGRLRRLQVRAPKLYEKMEDSLLDLEDIELLVSELGRRKTGSAVKFSEWIDELVETANLPESQPRTAVGSADSRALPTVITNKFMADLSRRLMRARHARSRYVNDWNDLLKEASDTQAILDSAASKKLEFGAPSPHAAFWDRFTIHTPYTRYVYYYHFEPYACIALGAFLAVASALITWSELIKAAFPQLSVIRLTVVHHWVGDKGQVGFAGQLISVLWLLYMCAATFITMTEVKTWRGRALVRRNTAYESAFWYSGQVAKLSVPLSYNFMTFLSRDIYVKTRFYVFLGQLIDFTALGRGADYIFPICVLLPVAATLFGLYGKIKRMFGFGGEFIDDDENGDGRVFGSGSWREGRDLIERELGGNSALRRREEAFARLEAAGRSAPVLTIPGGRTGAASSPARSPVRATHNRQTGQASRTRPYRDEEPEEDQNFFESLGHRMKNTMDTFEPPQWFQDIKKPKWLGGDDDEPGSSSGGAAAATGGGGVESDIRRWFGGEGRVRL; encoded by the exons ATGTTCCACATCGTGAGCGCCTCGTCGCCAGTGCCCTCGGAAATCTTCGCGCTCCTTGCGCTGCTCGTCATATCtgtcatcgtcctcctcatcctgcGCCACTACCTACCCCTGCGAACAACACCGGCCTTCTACCTGGTGCCCATCTTCTTCGCATTATGGCTTCCTGCGTGCATGGTGCTGCTTGTGCCCATCGACTTGGCCTCGAGTGCTAggaccgacgacgaggccacGCGCGGAGTTTGGCTTCCACAGCGGCTGCTGTTGGTATCGTGGAGAATAACGTACTGGCTGACATTTGCCTTGACATG GTTTATCCTTCCTATTCTTGGTGAATACTCCGACTCGGGCTATCGCGAACCGAACGACAGTCTGATGTACTCGCTTCGTCAGAATGCCCAGTACCATGCGATCGTACTGGGAACCGCTGGCGTCGGACTTGCGTACCTCTCCATCAGATACAACCCAGGCTTCACTACGCTCAAGACATCGTTCATGGCACTCGCATATTTCTATGGCTTGGTTTTCGCCATTTACCTCATGGGACACGGCTTGGTTGCGGTTCCTCGTCGATTATTCCGGTATTCGTCCATCAGCGGGAGGCTACGCAGACTGCAGGTTCGTGCGCCAAAACTGTACGAAAAAATGGAGGACTCCCTACTGGACCTGGAGGATATTGAATTGCTGGTATCCGAGCTGGGCCGCCGCAAGACTGGCAGCGCCGTCAAGTTCAGCGAGTGGATCGATGAGTTGGTTGAAACCGCCAATCTGCCCGAGTCGCAGCCCCGAACGGCTGTCGGATCTGCCGACAGCCGCGCACTGCCGACGGTTATCACAAATAAGTTCATGGCGGACTTGTCGAGGAGACTGATGCGCGCCCGTCATGCCAGGTCTCGTTATGTGAACGACTGGAATGATTTGTTGAAGGAGGCGTCGGACACTCAGGCCATCCTGGACTCAGCCGCCTCGAAGAAGCTCGAGTTTGGCGCGCCTTCTCCCCACGCCGCATTCTGGGATCGGTTCACCATCCACACACCTTACACACGATATGTGTACTACTATCACTTTGAGCCCTATGCATGCATTGCTCTCGGGGCCTTCCTCGCAGTGGCGTCAGCTCTCATCACCTGGTCGGAGCTGATCAAGGCAGCCTTCCCCCAACTGTCTGTTATCCGCCTGACGGTCGTTCACCACTGGGTGGGTGACAAGGGACAGGTTGGATTTGCCGGGCAGCTTATCTCGGTTCTTTGGCTTCTGTATATGTGTGCTGCAACCTTCATTACCATGACGGAAGTCAAGACGTGGCGGGGACGTGCGCTTGTTAGACGCAACACGGCTTACGAATCGGCATTCTGGTACTCTGGCCAAGTCGCCAAGCTGAGCGTCCCTCTGTCCTACAACTTCATGACTTTCTTATCCAGGGACATCTACGTGAAGACGCGGTTCTATGTCTTCCTCGGACAACTCATCGACTTTACCGCGCTCGGCCGTGGGGCAGACTATATCTTCCCCATCTGTGTACTACTTCCTGTCGCAGCCACTCTATTTGGCCTGTACGGGAAGATCAAGCGCATGTTCGGCTTTGGCGGCGAATttatcgacgacgacgagaatgGCGACGGAAGGGTCTTTGGATCAGGCTCATGGCGCGAGGGCAGAGATCTTATCGAGCGTGAGCTTGGGGGAAACTCTGCCTTGAGACGCCGCGAAGAGGCCTTTGCTAGGCTCGAAGCAGCTGGAAGGTCTGCTCCCGTTCTGACCATTCCTGGCGGACGCACCGGTGCCGCGTCATCCCCGGCACGCTCCCCTGTTCGTGCTACGCACAACCGTCAAACGGGACAGGCATCGCGCACCAGGCCGTATCGCGACGAGGAACCTGAAGAGGACCAGAACTTTTTTGAATCGCTGGGTCATCGCATGAAGAACACGATGGACACGTTTGAGCCCCCGCAATGGTTCCAAGACATCAAGAAGCCCAAGtggctcggcggcgatgacgacgagccAGGCAGTAGCagtggtggtgctgctgctgccaccggTGGAGGTGGCGTCGAATCCGACATTCGACGCTGgtttggcggcgagggccgcgTTCGGCTGTGA